The Festucalex cinctus isolate MCC-2025b chromosome 16, RoL_Fcin_1.0, whole genome shotgun sequence sequence CGGCTGACACAGATTCCAGATAGGCCAAAGTTCAGACATGGCGTCGCAACCCTCGGTGGGGAGTTGTTTGTGGTTGGAGGATGTCACTTCTATGCCAAGGACAATGTGATGAAATCCACCTACAGGTAAATGTGGTTGATGCACGCAACCTTTTAGCGTTATCACTCACATCTGTCACTTTTTATCATGCTAGCTATGACCCCAAGCAAGACCTCTGGAAGAGGTGCACTGACATGCAGGAATGTCGAAGTAACTTCTCAATGGTGGTATACCGAGGTCAGCTTTGTGCCATTGGTGGCGATAAGCAGCTCAACATGAATTTAAACAGTGTGGAGATGTACGACACTAAGGCCGATACCTGGAGGTGAGCTTGTCAGTAGCTTGTATCATATTAGCTTAGGCTAGCTTGATTTGTTTTCCTGTCTCACGCTGTTCTTTGAATCTCTCAGGTTTGTCCATCCGCTGAACCATCCGCTAAGTGGTCAAGCCGCCACAGTCCTGGATGGAAAGCTGTTTGTCTCTGGAGGTTTTGACCCAGAGTATGTTTGTGTTGCTTCTCTGTTGGTGTATGACACCGAGGCAGGAAGCATCCACATGGCAGATATGAGTCAAGACCGGGCCCAGCACTGCATGGAGTCATTGCGAGGTCGCCTTTATGTGGCTGGCGGCTTGTGCAACCTGCGGAAGTTTTACACAGACCAGCTCACCTCAGAGGTTTATGATCCTGCTGCTGATTGTTGGACATCTCTTGCGCCACTGCCCGTACCTCATGTGGGTGCAGCCTCGGCCATCTTGGAGGACAATGTCTACATCCTGGGAGGGTACTGCCAGGAGGACTACAGTGAGTCTGGACTCGTGCACAGGTTTAACCGCGTCACACAACGCTGGGAACGAATGGGAAAAGTACCAGCGGCTGTGACGGACATTCGAGCCTGTGTGCTACGACTACCCCAGCACTTGAGAGGCTAGCTTGAAGCTTACATTTGGATTATCTTTCACACCAAAGTGCTGATAAACCAACATGTAATATTtgcaaccaaaataaaaaccattGAATCTTGTAAAGCAGCTCAACATGAAGAAAATGGACGGACATTGCAGAGTGATACGGGAGGAAGTGCTGAACAAAATGGACCCACTCAGGTAGCATGTGCaagaatattatatttattcCTGTACATTAATGTgttcattattttgttttagacaTACACACATGAATGACAGTCACAAAAAGGAAGTTGGCCTGCTGATACTGACTGGTGGTAAGACCCTGGTAGCACCGTGTGTTTATCACCGTGTATTTAAAACTGGCTTTCTTATTTCTCCTTCATATTTCAGATTTCATAGTTTTCTATGCAATAACAAACattaatataaacaaaaatactACAAATGTGTTGTTTCAGTCAGCACGCAACATGACTACCTAAAACTTTCAAAAGCACGTTAAAAATCCATGTTACATTTCAAGCACTCTCAGAGCAACTGATGTTCAAAACGTCTTTCTACATGCGTACATGTGGTGGCAAAGGAAGCACAGACGCTCGCAGGTCGTTGTTAGGCCCTGGCATCTTTCCCATGTTCTCCCACCTGTGAAGGGCGGGGTCATAGCGGTGGACCATCTTAGTATCGCTGTAGTTCTCTTGACTGTACCCGCCCAGAACGTACAACTTCCCCTCCAGAACGGCACTTCCTGCCCCCACGTGAGGCACGGGCAGGGCCGAGAAAGCCGTCCACGAGTCTGTGGCGGGTTCGTATACCTCGCAGGCCAGCTGATCTATCGCCATCTGGTTAGCATCCGATGTGATCCCGCCTGCTACGTAAAGGCGGTTGTCAAGGGTTTCCATGCAGTGGTGAGCACGTGCTTGAGACATGTTTGCCAGGTAGGTGCTGCCTTTTTCTGGGTGGTACACAAATAGAGACGCCAGACACCGATTGTCGCTGTTCAGTCCTCCTGAGATGAAGATCTGCCCTTGCAAAACTTTGGCCACATGTCCGCCGAGGGTCAAATCCAGTGGGTGAGCAAAGCTGAAATGGACAATATGTGAGCAGATTTTAATGTTCTGCGGTCATCCTACTTAAGCTAATAAAGCTACATTTATTAGCATGTTCAGTTGGTTGCAGCCAGCCAAGGCCCTGTTCTGTTCTTACCTCCAAGAGTTTGAAGCAGGTGAGAAGCATTCCACGCTGTCTATGTAATCAGGGTGACAGCACCCCCCAATAGCGTATATGTTCCCGTCTTTTACCGCCACAGAGAAGTAGCACCTCTTGTTTGacatgtcagccattttgtcccAGCTATTTTGGAGTGGGTCATACCTGTGGTGAAAGAATCATTAATAATCCAATGTCAGAAAGTAAACATTTGATGAGCCCCTTAAAACAGGCTTCACCTGTAAACGGACTTCAGTGTGTCTTCCGTGCCGTAATATTTTTTCCCACCAAACACGTACAGTTGGCCTTTGAACACCACAGCCTCGTGACAGAACCTTGCCGATTCTGGTATCTCGCCCAGCTGTCGCCACTCCATTGCCTTTCTTATTCCCGTGTGGTTCATCAGGGAATTCCCGAACCAAACTTCTCTGCTCAAACACCGACTGCCCAGGTCCTCTGAGATCTGGTCACCGCCGGTCAAGACTAGTATCTGTTTTGGCAGATAGACGCGGTACTGGCTCTGCGGTGCCACCTCATTGGAGCAGAAATGCTCCCACACCGCTTCATAGAGGTCCGCCAGATTGTGTTCAGACCACAGGTTCACCGACTGAACCTCTTTGAATTCCTCAAACGTCATGAGGGGGAAATGAATGGTTTTCATGAGCTCCCTGGCAAGTTTAAGTCTGGTCTTGGGCTTGGCTTGGATCCAGCCTGCGACCGCCTTAAACACCACCAGCTCGGATGGAACACAAAGTGAGCGGCTGTTCAGGTATATCAGGAGCTGTTTGGCCGGCAGGTCCTTGAACTTGGAGGTGCAGGCCACCTTTTGGAATTGCCGCAACACAAAATCATCGGAGACTTCGAGAAGCTGCGTCACCTGGTAAGCTTCGGCGAATGATACCACATCTAGGCAGAAGTGCGTATTGAGTTCTCGCTGCAGGAAGTCGAGGCTCAAGGAGAGTGCCGGCTGGTACTGGAGCTGCAGGGCGGTGCTGCTGATCTCGAATACACAACTCCAGCTGAGGGGGAAGGTGCCACTGTAGGAGGTTTCAATGAGAGCCTCCAAGTCTGAAGCCGACAGGAACGGCAGACTGATGTGGGACTGAGTGGACTCTTTCATCCCTGAGCTGAACATTCCACGGAAGAAGTCGCTGCTGGCTGCCAGGAAGACTCTGTGAGCTGGAGGGAGGACAATTAGACGTGACGGGTCCTATCCAATACAGTTTCGAATATTGTTTAGGTACTCACCAGGAAGCGATGCTCCGATTGCTTCGAGAACAACGTTGCAACCCACTTGGTCTATCCACAAATTTCGAATCAAATGAAGACTGATGGCCATTTGTTCATTCGCGGAGATGTTGTTCTCCTCTTCAGTGGTGGTGGAGGACTTATGCTGCTTGCGGACAAAATCCAACACTCTGTGGGCGCCCAGAGACTGAGCAGCAGCTTCGACGTGCGCCAACGTTTCCTCCTCCAGACTGGATATGAGTCCAGTGTAGGCGAAGTCAACGATCGCATCCAACCCACGGAAGTCCACATCTGGACCCAAAAAAATGGAGTACCTTTGCTCCCCCTCGTCCACACTGTACTTCAAATAGTTTTTGACCAGGGAGCTGACAGCTGCCATGACGATGGAATGTAGGTGGAGCCTCCTGCCATCATTTGTTCTGAGAGTGAGGTCGGTGAGCAGAGATGAGTCCCGGAAAGCCCTCAAGGTGTGGAACAGCGCCACATGGTGGTCATCTTTGCAGTATATCTTTATGGTGTCTGCTTCTTCGTCCTCCTGTGAGCACCATGCCACCTCATCATCGCTTGACTCCTCCTCCTCATGTTCCACTTCTTCATGGCTTTTCCGTGACATGGTAGCCATCCTCTCATCTACCCAAAGTTCTTTTCTCTCCCTTAAAGCACCTAATGTTCCATTTCTCCACTTTCCACCATCTTGCTCGTCATTGCATACGTGTTTATTCTCATCTTCACACCCAGTCCATCGCAAATCTTCTACAGAATATTCTCCTGGTGATCCTGAGCTTCTCTGTTCCAGCTCCTTTTCACTTTCGTCTTTTCCCTCAGCCACAGTTTCTCCCCCTGCCTCCTTTTCCTCGTCACTCATGGCAAGCTCCCTGACAATTCCCATCAccaccttcttcttctcctttatGTCCTCCACCTTCCTATTTTCGGCCCCCAACTCTTCATCTTTCCACACCTGTTTCTCTTTATTCCCCCGATCATCATTCACCTTTTGATCCTTTACGCTCACTTCAGCGTGTGCTTCGTCCTCCTCAGTCTCCTCGCTCACATCCTTCGGAACCCAGTGTCTTACCCTCTGCTCCATCTCCTTCCTCCATTGCTCCCAGTCGGGCTGCAGCTGTGGAATTGCTACCTCCATGGAGCTCAGTCAGCCTCAAACATCAGTCCCGACCAAAGTCTTCCCAAAATTTGTGCCCCGTCCTGGTTTCTTTCGATTGTGCGCTGCCTCGCTCTCTTCTCAAGTGCATGTCATCTTCCGAGTGAGCGAACACGTTGCTATATTGAGGATACAACTGTTTAACGGCAGCAAATTAGAACGCCAGATTGTCTGAGGTGCTAATGTTACACATGGCATCTCACATTGAAGCTGATTGCACTGCAGCTTTTAAATGCAAACCCATTTGACCCACTTAAAGCGAGCTATACAGACTTGGAGGCTGCTGGTTCCCAGCCAAAAATTCTCTCCTCCTTGTCTGGCACGTTGATCCTGAGCCATATGACTGCAGGATCTTTATTAACTGCCCAGAGGGGGCCAATGTGGGTTCACATTGCTCTTGTGCATCCAAACACTGAGGAATCTTGGTCAAGGGTCAAGAGGAGTGTGGAGGCCCGGGGGGCAAGACAACAAATTTTCACCTGTTGTTGTGTATGCTGTGATAGGAAGCAAACAGCTGACTAGCTCAGGCATTGAAGAACAGACACTAGAACCTCACCAGCAGCTCATAAATTCATTCTGTGGTCACATGGGCCATTTCTTGCCATTGATTTGAGAGGCCATAAAATAAGACCTGCTAAGAACGCTTTCACTGGGCTTGATGCGACCGGTTGGGTCAAACGTCACAAAGTCAAGTTGACATTGTTTCGAGGAGTTCACGCTGGGCAAGGTTGTCAACACGCTCGCAGTTCTCAAGGCCACATGTTTGTCAACTTCAAGACTGGCTGGGTACTGATCCATCTCTGTGATGTAAATAGACTCACTGGCCTCTTCATTGGGAACGTAGACACAATCTAATTTGAGCTATCACGAggataattgtttgtttttgtgatggATGATCTCAAGACATTACCACACaaagtcacatttttaaaaaaaaaagtatttttattgaaaCACTGTGGAGCCTTGAAACACTTAAAATGACGGTTAAAACCACAGTTTAGCATTCCACAACGGATTTTCTAGTAGGTGTTATTAAATCGTAAAACGCACGTGTGTATGATGGTAGAGAAAGTTGTAAAATGGCGCACATCTGTTATTGCTTTTCAAAATGGATCTAGTTGCACTTCCTGAAGAGGATGGTAGGTGGAGCTGAGATGGTGACAAGGACATCGGGGGCGTTCTTCAGCGCTGCGCCAACTAGCACAGGAGAAACCGAGGAGTTGCATAGTCGTCATTGTTGGGAATGCGTATCTATTTTGAAGATGAGACGAGCCTGCTCGGACCAAAATCGTCACCCAAGACACGTGAACGTTCTCATGTTTGACGTGGACACAAATAAAACCAACGTGTTAAATGTTTGTGCTTGATCTCGTCGGACTCTCCGCGCGGCTTGTCAGGTTCTGACCCACGGGAGCAGGAAGGACGCGATGGCGGCAGCGAGGGCGAGCAAGAGGACAAGCAGCGGGGGCGCGAGGGGCGGCGCCCACCCGCACATGTGAGGTTCCGGCTCCGCTTCCGCCCGCTTGTCCGCGCCGGGCCTGGAGATGATGAGCGGCCTCACCTGCGAGATGCTCTCCTGCGTGGACGTCAGAAGTGTTAAGACCTCATTGCTAGATATGAGACTCGTTTCGTCGTCATCATACATGTAAGACTTACTTCCAGAATGGTGCGGCTGTGCGTCCGGTCCGGACTGAGCCGCAGGTTCCACCGATGCGAACCGTGCGTGAGGCCGCCATCGTCTTCGCTCTCAGTGGTGTCCTGCCGCGCCAGACGTTGTCGCTTGCGGCGCCGTGAGCTGATTCGGTGGAGCGAGCCGGGTTCTTGGAGTCTAGAGGTAAGATGTTAGTGCGCGCAAGCGGTCAAAGTAAAAGCCGGCAGGTAAAATCTCAGGTGTGAGCGGCGCCACCTGCAGTCGGCGTCCTCGATGTCGGCGTCCGCATCGCTTTCTCCCTGAGGGTCGGACAGCACGCACTCCTCCTACGTATGTGGGGGAAGTTAACGTTTAACTTTGGTGGTACTTTTCGAAAACTAAGAGGTCCGATAGACGATAATATCGAATCAAGTGCTTATGCTTTTGATATGTTTCTACTGTACCTCTGTTCCGTATCCCTCAGAATAACGGGTCATGGTGAGTGGTGACTGAGCAGAGTTCACCTGCTCCTGCCAATcacacaaggaaaaaaaaaaaactgtgcaaaGATGTCAATTACAATAGTCAAGCTTCTATTACATTTGGCCTTGTTCTGCCGATATCACAAGTCATTTTCATTGTGATCCATGAGCTCCCTCTTGTGGTATGCATAAGAATTGCTGTccaagtacagttcagttgtatttaactcttaaataacattttaatttattctaGAAGATGTTTGGGTTCAAAGATTGAATAAGGTGCCATTTTGATGTCACTTTtatgttcaatgcattttaattgaataattAAGTAGCTAATTTACTATATTTAAGGGCAGTGCTTATCTTCAACCATGTAATTACTAAAAACTTGGAGTTAAAGGTGGTAGACATGTAAAGAAATTTGAGAACTGGTTCATTAAACTTACGGTCATGATatacatggggggaaaaaaatatcattgTGCTAGCTAAGAAACCTGTCATCCAGGTTAGAACCGATGAACAGAAATAAATTACGCGGTCGTGTCGAGACAACCAGACTTGTTGTTTGTTACGTTTGttctgctttctttcttttttttttttttcccctcccttttGTATCCCGAAAACGTTCAAACACGAATTAGGCTAACATGTGTCTTCGAGCTTGTCCATAACATGTGTCCTGATGTCGATTACGTGCCGCACTCGCGTTACGTAACAGGCAACTTTTCACATCAGGACCAGCCGCAAAATGATGCCGCGAACGTTACAAACTCCCAGCTGGCACATAAACAAACCGCTTTTCTTGACTTTAACGCGAGCCGAAAATCCCAAAAAGCAATCATTTGACGTGGCCGCAATTTAAATAAAGATATGGTAGCGAATCTTACCTCGAACACATGTGGAACACGCAATCCGACCTAAAGGCTAAATGGAGTCTGGTGCTTGTACGCTAAACAGACGCACGCGACGATGTTTGACATTGTCGCAAATCCCTCGTGACGTCACCCGTAGAGATGATTGACAGCTCTGGCCACGGGGCTATCTGTGTGATACAGAGCGGAAGTGCGTATATAATTattggatttcaaaataaaacgtaatTCGAACGGATCTTCGCTCATGAAATAAATATATCTTATTAACGTGCACGAGTCTGACATTAAGAAGAAGACGACATCCCAAATTCAGAAACTATTGTCCCCTAAGATCACGAGTGGTCATTTCCCATGGGACTTACCAATAAAAGAGGGAAAATGTAATAAAGGGAGGCTACATAACTGAGTAGCAGTAGTGGTGTAATGGGTGGGATTGATGGGCAAACCCCCCCAAGTCATGTGACACAAATCTCACTGACTAACCAGAATAGTTTGTGCAGGCCATCAAGATGTCTTCTACCTGAAGCAGGCCATGGAGCACCTGGTTGCCAGTCGGATCTGCAGGAAAGTTCTAGCGACAGTGTTGACCATCGCTAACTTTCAAGGTGAGCTGCGAGAAGAAATTTATGCTTCTATCTGTCAATTGTCAAATTAAACTAAGTTGAGTTGAAACTGTGCTACCTCTACTTCAGCCTTACATTACACTGTAGCGCCATCTCGTGGAGGCACAATGGACAGCAACGTCTTGAGGACCAGCAACTGTCAATGAAATGCACTtcaaatgactaaatgaatCTTTTTTCCGGTAAGAGCTGTCACTTgacagattttttgttgttatgaGCCGAAATTTGACATGGTTGTTTTCACACAATGTAGTgttgtatttgtttatgtaaaaaCAAGACATAAATATGCTGCtattgacattttgatttatgtttgGTTTAAGTAAATGAAGCATAAAAATGGTGTCAAAGTATAAAGTCCAAAACATCTGGATGAGATATATAGATTGTGTTCTGTTATGTGTATGTTACTGTATGAACACAATTAAGGAGCACATGTCattttgttcatattttttttataatgcggCGTTTGTAGCACTGAATCTCCGATGGTTGGTTATTTGCGGCCACAGCTTGTCTGAGTGTTTTGTTGTGTCACGACATGAATATTCATAAGTGGAGCTTTCATCTTTGAAAAGGAGGTTATTGGCAAGTGTAAATGATTCATGAGGCTCAACGGGATGGCGggcgggatgggggggggggcttgtggCGGCTTTTGGGTCTTACAGAACGGAGGAGATAAATGCGACGTCACGGGCGCTTAAAGTAGGTCAGCCATCAAGTTGTGATGTCACACCGTAGTCAGCCGTTGGCCAATAACTAGCAGccccctcctctttttttttttttttttccactcttggAAAATAGAGAGCCCCCCCACCGCCACCacttccccccttttttttttctatgaagcTGTTTCAGTCAAACACAATGAGCTTGTGCTTAAAACAGTCACATGGACAGCTACAGTAGACTTCATCATCCTTGAGGCAAACTTGCACATCGTCCTTGTCtatagaccccccccccccccccccccccatttcatTTAAGTAGCAGCATCAAACAATCCCACGGGGCCATTGTGTGGCGTGTGGGATATATAAAATGTGAACTATAGAAACCAGAGGTTTATTAGCATAATGCCAACGCTGCATGTGAAGCGAGGTGAAACAAATACACCCTTGCGGCTTATCGACCCATCAGGCGAAAGCACTCGTGAGTGTCTCCTGTCAACACATGCTAGCATCAATTAGTTGGGGCCATTCACTTGGCACGTTGCCATGGTAACGACATTGAATTTTATTTCACCTTGCAAAAGTCCAAATGATCCTTGTACTTTATTAAAACAttttgcccattttttttttttgcttcacttCAGTAGAAATTgtactgctccttctggtgtgtgcaccatggccacctgggggcagtataatacagatatAGACACACCCAGAGATGAAGAGTTTCACAAGTGATTCAGTAAGATGCATCGTAATATTCATCAAAAGATCAAGTAAATTGTCGTCTCTTGCTTGCCACTCTCATGCGCACGCTGTGACGCTTGTGAGACACACTTGAGGTGGGTTGTGTCATGTTGTGTTGTGAGTGGAGTGCATTACGTCACCCGGAGGCCTGTTAATCTGTCCGACCAGGACAGCTGGCAGCCTCCATCCAGCAATGTCCAACACGGTTGACATGTGTGCAGCAGCAGTTCTGAATgcgtatgtatttatgtatttagacacacgcgcacacagacACTTATCTCAAAGCATGATTATTATA is a genomic window containing:
- the LOC144003801 gene encoding kelch-like protein 33, which translates into the protein MEVAIPQLQPDWEQWRKEMEQRVRHWVPKDVSEETEEDEAHAEVSVKDQKVNDDRGNKEKQVWKDEELGAENRKVEDIKEKKKVVMGIVRELAMSDEEKEAGGETVAEGKDESEKELEQRSSGSPGEYSVEDLRWTGCEDENKHVCNDEQDGGKWRNGTLGALRERKELWVDERMATMSRKSHEEVEHEEEESSDDEVAWCSQEDEEADTIKIYCKDDHHVALFHTLRAFRDSSLLTDLTLRTNDGRRLHLHSIVMAAVSSLVKNYLKYSVDEGEQRYSIFLGPDVDFRGLDAIVDFAYTGLISSLEEETLAHVEAAAQSLGAHRVLDFVRKQHKSSTTTEEENNISANEQMAISLHLIRNLWIDQVGCNVVLEAIGASLPAHRVFLAASSDFFRGMFSSGMKESTQSHISLPFLSASDLEALIETSYSGTFPLSWSCVFEISSTALQLQYQPALSLSLDFLQRELNTHFCLDVVSFAEAYQVTQLLEVSDDFVLRQFQKVACTSKFKDLPAKQLLIYLNSRSLCVPSELVVFKAVAGWIQAKPKTRLKLARELMKTIHFPLMTFEEFKEVQSVNLWSEHNLADLYEAVWEHFCSNEVAPQSQYRVYLPKQILVLTGGDQISEDLGSRCLSREVWFGNSLMNHTGIRKAMEWRQLGEIPESARFCHEAVVFKGQLYVFGGKKYYGTEDTLKSVYRYDPLQNSWDKMADMSNKRCYFSVAVKDGNIYAIGGCCHPDYIDSVECFSPASNSWSFAHPLDLTLGGHVAKVLQGQIFISGGLNSDNRCLASLFVYHPEKGSTYLANMSQARAHHCMETLDNRLYVAGGITSDANQMAIDQLACEVYEPATDSWTAFSALPVPHVGAGSAVLEGKLYVLGGYSQENYSDTKMVHRYDPALHRWENMGKMPGPNNDLRASVLPLPPHVRM
- the LOC144003701 gene encoding uncharacterized protein LOC144003701, whose protein sequence is MTRYSEGYGTEEECVLSDPQGESDADADIEDADCRLQEPGSLHRISSRRRKRQRLARQDTTESEDDGGLTHGSHRWNLRLSPDRTHSRTILEESISQVRPLIISRPGADKRAEAEPEPHMCGWAPPLAPPLLVLLLALAAAIASFLLPWVRT